A single Iodidimonas sp. SYSU 1G8 DNA region contains:
- a CDS encoding iron-sulfur cluster assembly accessory protein yields the protein MAAGIITLTDRAVDRVKTLMAKRPEAAGLRVWIKEAGCSGLSYKVDFADEAKPGDDVVETEGGRVYVDPKAVMYILGSQMDYQEDKFFSGFLFMNPNEKGRCGCGESFTV from the coding sequence ATGGCAGCAGGCATCATTACCCTGACCGACCGCGCGGTGGACCGCGTCAAGACGCTGATGGCCAAGCGCCCGGAGGCGGCGGGCCTGCGCGTGTGGATCAAGGAAGCCGGCTGTTCCGGCCTGAGCTACAAGGTGGACTTCGCCGACGAGGCCAAGCCCGGCGACGACGTGGTCGAGACCGAAGGCGGCAGGGTCTATGTGGACCCCAAGGCGGTCATGTACATCCTGGGCTCGCAGATGGACTACCAGGAAGACAAGTTCTTCTCGGGCTTCCTGTTCATGAATCCCAACGAAAAGGGCCGCTGCGGCTGCGGCGAGAGCTTTACCGTCTGA
- a CDS encoding SUF system Fe-S cluster assembly protein, which produces MSETFLDEFLDGPGETAPDTGLRDQIVDKLKSIYDPEIPVNIYELGLIYGLDVSADKDVKVTMTLTTPMCPVAESMPAEVEAKVREVDGVNEVNVELVWEPAWDMTKLSEAAKLELGML; this is translated from the coding sequence ATGAGCGAGACATTTCTGGACGAATTTCTGGACGGTCCTGGCGAGACGGCGCCCGATACCGGCCTGCGCGATCAGATCGTCGACAAGCTGAAGTCGATCTATGATCCCGAAATACCGGTTAACATCTACGAACTCGGACTTATCTATGGTCTGGACGTTTCGGCCGACAAGGATGTCAAGGTCACCATGACCCTGACCACGCCCATGTGCCCGGTCGCCGAATCCATGCCCGCCGAGGTGGAAGCCAAGGTGCGCGAGGTGGACGGCGTCAACGAGGTGAACGTGGAACTGGTCTGGGAACCGGCCTGGGACATGACCAAGCTGTCCGAGGCGGCCAAGCTCGAACTGGGCATGTTGTAG
- the sufU gene encoding Fe-S cluster assembly sulfur transfer protein SufU yields the protein MSDLRELYQEVILDHGRKPRNFGPLDGANREAHGHNPLCGDKLDVHVKVRDGIVEDVKFEGAGCAISVASASLMTEAMKGRSEADAHALFEKFHAMITGEADVTLEQLEALDKLAVFSGVRDYPLRVKCATLGWHTMNAALEQADTTVVTE from the coding sequence ATGTCGGACCTGCGCGAACTCTATCAGGAAGTGATCCTGGACCATGGCCGCAAGCCGCGGAATTTCGGCCCGCTCGACGGCGCCAACCGCGAGGCCCATGGTCATAATCCGCTGTGCGGCGACAAGCTCGACGTTCATGTGAAGGTTCGGGACGGCATCGTCGAGGACGTGAAGTTCGAGGGCGCCGGCTGCGCCATCTCGGTCGCCAGCGCCTCGCTGATGACCGAGGCCATGAAGGGCCGGAGCGAAGCGGACGCCCACGCCCTGTTCGAAAAGTTTCACGCCATGATCACCGGCGAGGCCGATGTGACGCTGGAACAGCTCGAGGCGCTGGACAAGCTGGCGGTTTTCTCCGGCGTGCGCGACTACCCATTGCGGGTAAAATGCGCCACGCTGGGCTGGCATACGATGAACGCGGCCCTGGAACAGGCCGATACAACGGTGGTGACGGAATGA
- a CDS encoding cysteine desulfurase, translating to MSTAPESLSLPKAQIDVARIRADFPILSLPSNGKRLVFLDTAASAQKPRQVIDAERHVYEAEYANIHRGVYDLSQRATAAYDKARTKVRKFINAASDREIVFVRNATEAVNLVAQTWGRQNIKEGDQIILSEMEHHANIVPWQMLREQTGLELVVIPITDSGELVWEAYEKAFTSRTKLVAMTHVSNALGTITPMAEIIRVAHEHGVKVLVDGCQAVPHMPVDVQALDADFYVFSAHKLYGPTGVGALYAKAAILESMPPYQGGGDMIATVTFARTTYADIPARFEAGTPNIAGTIALGAAIDYIESFDRQALLAHEHALLEYATERLQALNAITIYGTAREKAAVISFAIDGVHPHDVGTILDFEGIAVRAGHHCAQPVMDRFGVPATTRASFGIYNDFDDVDALIRGIAKVQEIFA from the coding sequence ATGAGCACGGCACCAGAGAGTCTCTCGCTGCCCAAGGCCCAGATCGATGTCGCGCGCATCCGCGCCGACTTTCCGATCCTGTCGCTGCCGAGCAACGGCAAGCGGCTGGTGTTCCTCGACACGGCCGCCAGCGCCCAGAAGCCGCGCCAGGTCATCGACGCCGAGCGGCATGTCTACGAGGCCGAGTACGCCAATATCCACCGCGGTGTCTACGATCTGAGCCAGCGCGCCACCGCCGCCTATGACAAGGCGCGGACCAAGGTGCGCAAGTTCATCAACGCCGCCAGCGACCGCGAGATCGTCTTCGTGCGCAACGCCACCGAGGCGGTCAACCTGGTGGCGCAGACCTGGGGCCGCCAGAACATCAAGGAAGGTGACCAGATCATCCTGTCCGAGATGGAGCACCACGCCAACATCGTGCCGTGGCAGATGCTGCGCGAGCAGACCGGTCTCGAACTGGTGGTGATCCCGATCACGGATTCCGGCGAGCTGGTCTGGGAAGCCTATGAAAAGGCGTTCACCAGCCGCACCAAGCTGGTCGCCATGACCCATGTGTCGAACGCGCTCGGGACGATCACGCCCATGGCCGAGATCATCCGGGTCGCCCACGAACACGGCGTCAAGGTGCTTGTGGATGGCTGCCAGGCGGTACCGCACATGCCGGTCGACGTGCAGGCGCTGGACGCCGACTTCTACGTCTTCTCCGCCCACAAGCTTTACGGCCCCACCGGCGTCGGCGCGCTGTATGCCAAGGCGGCGATCCTGGAATCCATGCCGCCGTATCAGGGCGGCGGCGACATGATCGCCACGGTGACCTTCGCCAGGACGACCTATGCGGATATTCCGGCCCGCTTCGAGGCCGGCACGCCCAACATCGCCGGCACCATCGCCCTCGGCGCGGCCATCGACTACATCGAGAGCTTCGACCGGCAGGCGCTGCTGGCCCACGAACACGCTTTGCTGGAATACGCCACGGAACGGCTCCAGGCACTGAACGCCATCACCATCTATGGCACGGCGCGCGAGAAGGCGGCGGTGATCTCCTTCGCCATCGACGGCGTCCATCCGCACGATGTCGGCACCATCCTCGATTTCGAGGGTATCGCCGTCCGCGCCGGTCACCACTGCGCCCAGCCGGTCATGGACCGTTTCGGCGTGCCGGCGACCACCCGCGCGTCGTTCGGCATCTACAATGACTTCGACGATGTGGACGCGCTCATTCGCGGCATCGCCAAGGTGCAGGAGATTTTCGCCTGA
- the sufD gene encoding Fe-S cluster assembly protein SufD, translating to MTVQPVPYADQFARLKPALPGAAALRERAFADYAAHGFPGMKREAWRHTRLSGISTAGFEPAGLTDLTPADIAAHLIPDALTLVFVNGRIDTALSNVEQAPPGVTIESLAKVLARGDELSERLAQAAGATPDDALVSLNTALMHDGAVIRIAEGVTVEAPIHLLFFSKQTGMAQVRNVIVAGAGSRATLAEGYFGGKDTYWTNVVNQFFLEPGAQIDHVREQSEGAAAYHIASNHVQLAANARFDSATIMLGGLIARNETRVNVLGEGADCRLAGVSLGRGKQLHDNVTILDHAVPNSTSDQMFKAVLDDQAHAVYQGKVIVRPDAQKTDARQANHNILLARTAEASSKPELEIFADDVKCAHGATVGELDKDMLFYMQARGLDERTARALLVEGFVVEVLERIGSTEIRDMVSTGVGGWLHGRHLS from the coding sequence ATGACCGTCCAGCCCGTCCCTTACGCCGATCAGTTCGCGCGCCTGAAGCCGGCCCTGCCTGGCGCGGCGGCGCTGCGCGAGCGGGCGTTCGCCGATTACGCCGCCCACGGCTTCCCCGGCATGAAGCGGGAAGCATGGCGGCATACGCGCCTGAGCGGCATCAGCACCGCTGGCTTCGAGCCCGCCGGCCTCACCGACCTGACGCCGGCCGATATCGCCGCCCATCTCATTCCCGACGCGCTGACACTGGTATTCGTCAACGGCCGGATCGACACGGCCCTGTCGAACGTCGAGCAGGCGCCGCCTGGCGTCACCATCGAGAGTCTGGCCAAGGTACTGGCGCGGGGCGATGAGCTGTCCGAGCGGCTGGCCCAGGCCGCCGGCGCAACGCCGGACGACGCGCTGGTGTCGCTGAACACCGCCTTGATGCACGATGGCGCCGTCATCCGCATCGCCGAGGGCGTGACCGTCGAAGCGCCGATCCACCTGCTGTTCTTCTCCAAGCAGACCGGCATGGCGCAAGTCCGCAACGTGATCGTTGCCGGTGCGGGCTCGCGTGCCACCCTCGCCGAGGGCTATTTCGGCGGGAAGGACACCTACTGGACCAATGTGGTGAACCAGTTCTTCCTCGAGCCCGGCGCCCAGATCGATCATGTCCGCGAGCAGAGCGAAGGCGCCGCCGCCTATCACATCGCATCGAACCATGTGCAGTTGGCGGCCAATGCCCGCTTCGACAGCGCTACCATCATGCTGGGCGGCCTGATCGCCCGCAACGAAACCCGGGTGAACGTCCTCGGGGAAGGCGCCGATTGCCGGCTGGCGGGCGTCTCGCTGGGCCGCGGCAAGCAGCTGCACGACAACGTCACCATTCTCGATCACGCCGTTCCCAACTCCACCAGCGACCAGATGTTCAAGGCGGTGCTGGACGATCAGGCGCACGCCGTTTACCAGGGAAAGGTCATCGTCCGCCCGGACGCGCAGAAGACCGATGCGCGTCAGGCCAATCACAACATCCTGCTGGCCCGCACCGCCGAGGCGAGCAGCAAGCCCGAGCTGGAAATCTTCGCCGACGACGTGAAATGCGCCCATGGCGCCACGGTCGGCGAGCTGGACAAGGACATGCTGTTCTACATGCAGGCGCGCGGCCTCGACGAAAGAACCGCCCGCGCCCTGCTGGTCGAGGGCTTCGTCGTCGAAGTGCTGGAGCGGATCGGCTCGACGGAGATCCGCGACATGGTCTCCACCGGCGTCGGCGGCTGGCTGCATGGAAGGCACCTGTCATGA
- the sufC gene encoding Fe-S cluster assembly ATPase SufC yields MLEIKNLHATVAGNDILKGIDLTVNAGEVHAIMGPNGSGKSTLSYVLAGRAGYDVTEGSVTYRGQDLLAMSADERARDGVFLGFQYPVELPGVNGMTFLRTAANAVRRHRGLPELDGIDFLKLLRQKAALLEMDDSLLKRAVNVGFSGGEKKRNEIAQMAMLDPHLMLLDETDSGLDIDALKIVSKGINALRGPDKATVLVTHYQRLLSYVEPDFVHILAKGRIVASGGKELALELERDGYVNYVPDAEAA; encoded by the coding sequence ATGCTCGAAATCAAGAATCTGCACGCCACTGTCGCCGGCAACGACATCCTCAAAGGCATCGACCTGACGGTGAACGCGGGCGAAGTCCACGCCATCATGGGTCCGAACGGCTCGGGCAAGTCGACCCTGTCCTACGTCCTCGCCGGCCGCGCCGGCTATGACGTGACCGAAGGCTCGGTCACCTATCGCGGCCAGGACCTGCTCGCCATGTCGGCGGACGAGCGCGCCCGCGACGGCGTGTTCCTGGGCTTCCAGTATCCGGTCGAGCTGCCGGGTGTGAACGGTATGACCTTCCTGCGCACCGCCGCCAATGCGGTGCGCCGTCATCGCGGCCTGCCCGAGCTGGACGGCATCGATTTCCTGAAGCTGCTGCGCCAGAAGGCCGCGCTGCTGGAAATGGACGACAGCCTGCTTAAGCGCGCGGTCAATGTGGGGTTCTCCGGCGGCGAGAAGAAGCGCAACGAGATCGCCCAGATGGCCATGCTCGATCCGCATCTCATGCTGCTCGACGAGACCGATTCCGGCCTCGACATCGACGCGCTGAAAATCGTCTCCAAGGGCATCAACGCCCTGCGCGGGCCGGACAAGGCCACCGTGCTGGTCACCCATTACCAGCGCCTGCTGTCCTATGTGGAGCCGGACTTCGTGCACATCCTCGCCAAGGGCCGTATCGTCGCCTCGGGCGGCAAGGAACTGGCGCTGGAGCTGGAACGCGACGGCTATGTCAACTACGTGCCCGACGCGGAGGCCGCGTAA
- the sufB gene encoding Fe-S cluster assembly protein SufB produces the protein MAATTETRQVVKDISGEYKHGFVTDIEMDVAPKGLNEDVIRMISAKKGEPEWLLEWRLEAFRKWGKEEEPEWAKVHYPAIDFQDIHYYAAPKKKDGPKSLDEVDPELLDTYAKLGIPLKEQEVLAGVMGSANIAVDAVFDSVSVATTYKKKLEEMGIIFGSFSEAVKTHPELIRKYLGSVVPVSDNFYATLNSAVFSDGTFVYVPKGVRCPMELSTYFRINTKDTGQFERTLIIADEGSYVSYLEGCTAPMRDENQLHAAVVELVALDNAEIKYSTVQNWYPGDKNGKGGIYNFVTKRGACRGVNSKISWTQVETGSAITWKYPSCILQGDNSVGEFYSVAITNNMQQADTGTKMIHIGKNTRSRIISKGISAGRGQNTYRGLVRVMPGAENARNYTQCDSLLMGDKCGAHTVPYIEVKNPSAQIEHEATTSKISEDQLFYCMQRGLTQEEAVSMIVNGFCKEVMQNLPMEFAVEAQKLLGISLEGSVG, from the coding sequence ATGGCAGCCACCACCGAAACCCGACAGGTCGTCAAGGATATCAGCGGCGAGTACAAGCACGGCTTCGTGACCGACATCGAGATGGATGTCGCGCCGAAGGGCCTGAATGAAGACGTGATCCGCATGATTTCCGCCAAGAAGGGCGAGCCGGAATGGCTGCTCGAGTGGCGGCTCGAGGCGTTCCGCAAGTGGGGCAAGGAAGAGGAACCGGAATGGGCGAAGGTCCATTATCCGGCCATCGACTTCCAGGACATCCACTACTACGCCGCGCCCAAGAAGAAGGACGGCCCCAAGAGCCTCGACGAGGTCGATCCCGAACTGCTCGACACCTATGCCAAGCTGGGCATTCCGCTGAAGGAGCAGGAAGTGCTCGCGGGCGTCATGGGCTCGGCCAACATCGCCGTCGACGCCGTGTTCGACTCGGTCTCCGTCGCCACCACCTACAAGAAGAAGCTGGAGGAGATGGGCATCATCTTCGGCTCGTTCTCCGAGGCGGTGAAGACCCATCCCGAGCTGATCCGCAAGTATCTGGGCTCGGTCGTGCCGGTGTCCGACAATTTCTACGCCACGCTGAATTCGGCGGTGTTCTCGGACGGGACCTTCGTGTACGTGCCCAAGGGCGTGCGCTGCCCCATGGAGCTGTCCACCTATTTCCGCATCAACACCAAGGATACCGGCCAGTTCGAGCGGACGCTGATCATCGCCGACGAAGGCTCGTACGTGTCCTATCTCGAGGGCTGCACCGCGCCCATGCGCGACGAGAACCAGTTGCACGCCGCCGTGGTGGAACTGGTCGCCCTCGACAATGCCGAGATCAAGTACTCGACGGTCCAGAACTGGTACCCGGGCGACAAGAACGGCAAGGGCGGCATCTATAATTTCGTCACCAAGCGCGGCGCCTGCCGGGGCGTGAACTCGAAGATCTCCTGGACCCAGGTCGAGACCGGCTCGGCCATCACCTGGAAGTACCCGAGCTGCATCCTGCAGGGCGATAATTCGGTGGGCGAGTTCTATTCGGTCGCCATCACCAACAACATGCAGCAGGCCGACACCGGCACCAAGATGATCCACATCGGCAAGAACACCCGCAGCCGGATCATCTCCAAGGGCATTTCGGCCGGCCGCGGACAGAACACCTATCGCGGCCTGGTGCGGGTGATGCCCGGCGCCGAGAACGCGCGCAACTACACCCAGTGCGATTCGCTGCTGATGGGCGACAAGTGCGGCGCGCACACGGTGCCGTATATCGAGGTGAAGAATCCGAGCGCCCAGATCGAACACGAGGCGACCACCTCGAAGATTAGCGAGGACCAGCTGTTCTACTGCATGCAGCGCGGGCTGACGCAGGAAGAGGCGGTGTCGATGATCGTCAACGGGTTCTGCAAGGAAGTGATGCAGAACCTGCCCATGGAATTCGCGGTCGAGGCCCAGAAGCTGCTGGGCATCAGCCTTGAAGGCAGCGTCGGCTGA
- a CDS encoding SUF system Fe-S cluster assembly regulator, whose protein sequence is MIRLTRLADYAVLLMTHLGHEWSRHPDRIHNAGSLAAETHIPMPTVSKLLGVMSRGGLLTSHRGQSGGYTLARAPLAISVADIVGAVDGPIALTECLTEGPSECGIESLCGVRTSWQKINTAVRGALSEITLSELCADQLAMFAPRAAQPEITDVQ, encoded by the coding sequence ATGATCCGCCTGACGCGGCTGGCCGACTACGCGGTACTGCTGATGACCCATCTGGGCCATGAGTGGTCGCGTCATCCCGACCGCATCCACAACGCGGGCAGCCTCGCGGCCGAGACTCACATCCCCATGCCGACCGTGAGCAAGCTGCTCGGCGTCATGTCGCGCGGCGGCCTTCTCACCTCCCATCGCGGCCAGTCGGGCGGTTACACCTTGGCCCGCGCGCCCCTCGCCATCTCCGTTGCCGACATCGTCGGCGCCGTGGATGGACCGATTGCGCTGACCGAATGCCTGACCGAAGGCCCCAGCGAGTGCGGCATCGAGTCGCTGTGCGGGGTCCGCACCAGCTGGCAGAAGATCAATACGGCCGTGCGCGGCGCGCTCAGCGAGATCACCCTCTCGGAGCTTTGCGCCGATCAGCTGGCCATGTTCGCGCCGCGCGCCGCGCAGCCCGAAATCACCGACGTTCAGTAA
- a CDS encoding glycerophosphodiester phosphodiesterase family protein, with translation MPHFRTLNNQTPIVIGHRGASGYFPEHTARAYRAAIEMGAHAIEPDLVVTADGHLVVRHDRYLGKSTDIADFPEFKSRRVVKPGLAEADWYIEDFTLAEIRTLKARQPFPGRSRAYDRRYPILTFDELLEIMREGEAKRGESIGFHPEVKHPDYFLSIGLDIIPPLLKSLGDYGYEASHGDGRSLFIQSFDLDFHRRIKPLTDISLTQLLEDHGGVPHVALETAAEFAAAIGPQKSLLMNAARQSTGMIERAHALNLLVHPWTFRDDAVGPGFGDVREELNAYLMLGVDGVFADFPDTALDVVGRHISMA, from the coding sequence ATGCCTCATTTCCGCACGCTGAATAACCAGACACCCATCGTCATCGGCCATCGCGGCGCGAGCGGGTACTTCCCCGAGCACACGGCGCGTGCCTATCGGGCGGCGATCGAGATGGGGGCGCATGCCATCGAGCCGGATCTGGTGGTGACCGCCGATGGCCATCTTGTCGTGCGCCACGACCGGTATCTGGGCAAGTCGACCGACATCGCCGATTTTCCCGAGTTCAAATCCCGCCGGGTGGTGAAGCCGGGCTTGGCCGAGGCGGACTGGTACATCGAAGACTTCACCCTGGCCGAGATCAGGACGCTCAAGGCCCGACAGCCGTTTCCGGGCCGCTCACGCGCTTACGACCGCCGGTACCCTATCCTCACCTTCGACGAGCTGCTGGAGATCATGCGCGAGGGCGAGGCGAAGCGCGGCGAGAGCATCGGCTTTCATCCGGAGGTCAAGCACCCGGACTACTTCCTGTCCATCGGCCTCGACATCATCCCGCCGCTGCTGAAATCGCTTGGAGACTATGGGTACGAGGCGTCCCATGGCGATGGGCGCTCGCTGTTCATCCAGTCGTTCGACCTGGACTTTCACCGCCGCATCAAGCCGTTGACGGACATCAGCCTGACGCAGCTTCTCGAGGATCATGGCGGCGTGCCCCACGTAGCGCTCGAGACCGCGGCGGAATTCGCGGCAGCCATCGGGCCGCAGAAGTCGCTTCTCATGAACGCGGCGCGGCAATCGACGGGCATGATCGAGCGCGCCCATGCCCTCAACCTGCTCGTCCATCCGTGGACGTTCCGCGACGATGCCGTGGGGCCGGGGTTCGGCGACGTGCGAGAGGAACTGAACGCCTATCTGATGCTGGGCGTCGACGGCGTGTTCGCGGACTTCCCGGACACCGCGCTCGATGTGGTCGGGCGCCATATCTCCATGGCCTGA
- a CDS encoding glycerophosphodiester phosphodiesterase family protein, with translation MYHAGMRLFAALLFLLGAAGIAAAAIAPSAPAFLVIAHRGASGVLPEHTLEAYRRAIDQGADFVEPDLVPTRDGHLVARHERQLGRTTDVSLRPEFAARRVVKPGAAAPDWYVEDFTLAEIKTLRARQPEPGRPDRYDDRFGIATFEDILVLVRERSVALDRPVGVWAELKHPALFAGMGLDVTAPLLRGFARHGFGTRQRPAVIQSFDADVLRQLNDRTSIPLIVLLSEPASSLDDVAGFAAGIGAAKHLLIDPVSGRATPFLRRAQALGLKVVPWTFRDDAPGQGFASAEAEMQAYLKLGVDGVITDFPDTAIALRPLH, from the coding sequence GTGTACCACGCCGGCATGCGCTTGTTCGCGGCACTCCTGTTCCTGCTTGGCGCGGCCGGCATCGCCGCCGCCGCGATCGCTCCGTCGGCGCCGGCCTTCCTCGTCATCGCCCATCGCGGCGCCAGCGGCGTGTTGCCGGAGCACACGCTGGAAGCCTATCGCCGCGCCATCGATCAGGGCGCGGATTTCGTCGAGCCGGATCTGGTGCCGACCCGTGACGGGCATCTGGTCGCCCGCCACGAGCGGCAGCTCGGGCGCACGACCGACGTGTCGCTACGGCCAGAATTCGCCGCACGCCGGGTGGTCAAGCCGGGCGCGGCGGCGCCCGACTGGTACGTGGAGGATTTCACGTTGGCCGAAATCAAGACGTTGCGGGCCCGCCAGCCGGAGCCGGGCCGACCGGATCGTTACGATGACCGGTTCGGCATCGCCACGTTCGAGGACATTCTGGTTCTGGTGCGTGAGCGCTCGGTGGCGCTCGACCGTCCGGTCGGGGTCTGGGCCGAACTCAAGCATCCTGCTCTGTTCGCCGGCATGGGGCTCGATGTCACCGCGCCGCTGCTGCGCGGTTTCGCCCGCCATGGCTTCGGCACGCGCCAGCGCCCGGCCGTGATCCAGTCCTTCGATGCTGACGTCCTGCGGCAGCTGAACGACCGAACCTCGATCCCGCTGATCGTCCTGTTGTCCGAACCCGCATCGTCGCTGGACGATGTCGCGGGCTTCGCCGCCGGTATCGGCGCGGCGAAACACCTGTTGATCGATCCCGTCAGCGGCCGCGCCACGCCATTTCTCCGCCGGGCGCAGGCGCTGGGGCTGAAAGTGGTACCCTGGACATTTCGCGATGACGCGCCGGGTCAGGGCTTCGCCTCGGCGGAAGCGGAGATGCAGGCCTATCTCAAGCTCGGTGTCGATGGCGTGATCACCGATTTTCCCGACACCGCGATCGCGCTGCGCCCTCTCCACTGA
- a CDS encoding acyl-CoA dehydrogenase family protein, translating into MDFNDTPEEAAFRAKARAWLESNVPADWRERAAKGSIQDVCKEWQRIKYDAGWACLNWPKEYGGQGFTPMQSVIWSQEENKIAPPSAAMLVVGLGMTGPMLMVHGTEEQKKQHLPPMARADVIWCQLFSEPAGGSDLAALRTRAVKDGDEWVVNGQKIWSSGAHQSDWAILVTRTDPTVPKHKGLTFFIVDMKTPGIEPRPIKQISGAAHFNEVYLTDVRIPDSNRISGVGNGWNVAMTILMNERLAVGSTGGAGGIGASWESLFEMARTLEGEDGPVIQDAAVRERLADWYVREAGIRNVNARTISALSRGDTPGPEASISKMVIGPQKQNMASFAMDLQDMAGGIMDPKIAPLHAAFQQSLLGSPAGRIAGGTDEIMRNIIAERVLGMPGDIRVDKDLPFNEIPTGGKAA; encoded by the coding sequence ATGGATTTCAACGATACGCCGGAAGAAGCCGCATTCCGCGCCAAGGCGCGCGCCTGGCTGGAAAGCAACGTGCCCGCCGACTGGCGCGAGCGCGCCGCGAAGGGCAGCATCCAGGATGTCTGCAAGGAATGGCAGCGCATCAAGTACGATGCGGGCTGGGCCTGTCTGAACTGGCCGAAGGAGTATGGCGGGCAGGGCTTCACGCCCATGCAGTCGGTGATCTGGTCGCAGGAAGAAAACAAGATCGCGCCGCCGTCCGCCGCCATGCTGGTCGTCGGTCTGGGCATGACCGGTCCCATGCTGATGGTGCACGGCACCGAGGAACAGAAGAAGCAGCACCTGCCGCCGATGGCGCGCGCCGACGTGATCTGGTGCCAGCTGTTCTCGGAACCGGCCGGCGGCTCGGATCTGGCGGCGCTGCGCACCCGCGCGGTGAAGGATGGCGATGAATGGGTCGTCAACGGCCAGAAGATCTGGTCGTCGGGCGCGCACCAGTCCGACTGGGCGATCCTGGTCACCCGGACGGATCCGACCGTGCCCAAGCACAAGGGCCTGACCTTCTTCATCGTCGACATGAAGACGCCCGGCATCGAGCCGCGGCCGATCAAGCAGATCTCCGGCGCCGCGCATTTCAACGAGGTCTATCTCACCGATGTGCGCATTCCCGATTCGAACCGGATCAGCGGCGTGGGCAATGGCTGGAACGTGGCCATGACCATCCTGATGAACGAGCGTCTGGCGGTCGGCTCGACGGGCGGCGCGGGTGGCATCGGCGCCAGCTGGGAGTCCCTGTTCGAGATGGCCCGCACGCTGGAGGGCGAGGACGGCCCGGTGATCCAGGACGCGGCGGTGCGCGAGCGTCTGGCCGACTGGTACGTGCGCGAGGCGGGCATTCGCAACGTCAACGCGCGCACCATCTCGGCCCTGTCGCGCGGCGACACGCCCGGTCCGGAAGCCTCCATTTCCAAGATGGTGATCGGCCCCCAGAAGCAGAACATGGCGTCCTTCGCCATGGACCTGCAGGACATGGCCGGCGGCATCATGGACCCGAAGATCGCCCCGCTTCACGCGGCGTTCCAGCAGTCGTTGCTCGGCTCGCCCGCGGGCCGCATCGCCGGCGGCACCGACGAGATCATGCGCAACATCATCGCCGAGCGCGTCCTCGGCATGCCGGGCGATATCCGCGTCGACAAGGATCTGCCGTTCAACGAGATTCCGACCGGCGGCAAGGCTGCCTGA
- the cysD gene encoding sulfate adenylyltransferase subunit CysD has translation MSTTATANSGETGLSPVQLTHLQRLEAESIHIFREVVAEAENPVMLYSVGKDSAVMLHLARKAFYPSPPPFPMLHVDTTWKFKAMYEMRDRMAVESGMNLLVHQNPEAKERGINPFDHGALHTDMWKTEGLKQALDKYGFDAAFGGARRDEEKSRAKERVFSFRSANHRWDPKNQRPELWKLYNARKAKGESIRVFPISNWTELDIWQYIHLEGIPIVPLYFSAMRPTVERDGLILMVDDERFPLRPGEEPVMRPIRFRTLGCYPLTGAVVSEAATLPEVIQEMLLTTTSERQGRAIDHDQAASMEKKKQEGYF, from the coding sequence GTGAGCACAACGGCGACGGCGAACAGCGGCGAGACAGGTCTTTCGCCCGTTCAGTTGACCCACCTCCAGCGGCTGGAGGCGGAGTCGATCCATATTTTCCGCGAGGTGGTGGCCGAGGCGGAAAATCCGGTCATGCTCTATTCTGTGGGCAAGGATTCGGCGGTGATGCTGCATCTGGCGCGCAAGGCGTTCTATCCGTCGCCGCCGCCGTTTCCCATGCTGCACGTCGACACGACGTGGAAGTTCAAGGCCATGTACGAGATGCGCGACCGCATGGCCGTGGAGAGCGGGATGAACCTGCTGGTGCATCAGAATCCCGAGGCCAAGGAACGGGGCATCAACCCGTTCGACCATGGAGCGCTGCACACCGACATGTGGAAGACCGAGGGCCTGAAGCAGGCGCTCGACAAGTACGGTTTCGACGCGGCCTTCGGCGGCGCGCGCCGCGACGAGGAAAAGAGCCGGGCCAAGGAGCGCGTGTTCTCGTTCCGCTCGGCCAATCACCGCTGGGACCCGAAGAACCAGCGGCCCGAGTTGTGGAAGCTGTACAACGCGCGCAAGGCCAAGGGCGAGAGCATCCGCGTCTTCCCGATCTCCAACTGGACCGAGCTGGACATCTGGCAGTACATCCATCTGGAAGGCATTCCCATCGTGCCGCTGTACTTCTCGGCCATGCGGCCGACGGTCGAGCGCGACGGACTGATCCTGATGGTCGATGACGAACGCTTCCCGCTGCGTCCAGGCGAGGAGCCGGTGATGCGGCCGATCCGCTTCCGCACCCTGGGCTGCTATCCGCTGACCGGCGCCGTGGTCAGCGAGGCCGCGACCCTGCCGGAAGTGATCCAGGAAATGCTGCTGACCACCACGTCCGAGCGCCAGGGGCGCGCCATCGATCATGACCAGGCGGCCAGCATGGAGAAGAAGAAGCAGGAGGGCTATTTCTGA